Proteins encoded by one window of Streptomyces clavuligerus:
- a CDS encoding CitMHS family transporter: protein MLTILGFAMIATFLVLIMMKKMSPIAALVLIPALFCVLVGKGAELGDYVIEGVGNLAPTAAMLMFAIVYFGVMIDVGLFDPIVRAILRFCKADPMRVVVGTALLAAIVSLDGDGSTTFMITVSAMYPLYKRLKMSLVVMTGIAATANGVMNTLPWGGPTARAATALKLDAADIFVPMIPALAVGLLFVFILAYVLGLRERKRLGYLSLDEVLSSEQGDALVKVGGGAKAASGAGKGAKNKGAKGKGKGAGGAKGAGQAAGSGSSGTGTGSDEDAVDGPAQVEEGFQGLDPNRPTLRPKLYWFNAGLTIALLTAMIMELLPIPVLFLLGAALALTVNYPNMAEQKARIGAHAENVLNVAGMVFAAAVFTGVLTGTGMVKSMADWLVGAVPEGMGPHMAIVTGLLSLPLTYFMSNDGFYFGVLPVLAEAGAAHGVSPLEIARASLVGQALHMSSPLVPAVYVLVGMAKVEFGDHTRFTVKWAALTSLVVLAAGVAFGII, encoded by the coding sequence ATGCTGACAATCCTCGGCTTCGCGATGATCGCGACCTTCCTGGTCCTGATCATGATGAAGAAGATGTCGCCCATCGCGGCGCTGGTCCTCATCCCCGCGCTCTTCTGCGTGCTCGTCGGCAAGGGTGCCGAGCTGGGTGATTACGTCATCGAAGGCGTCGGCAACCTCGCTCCCACCGCCGCGATGCTGATGTTCGCGATCGTCTACTTCGGTGTGATGATCGACGTCGGCCTCTTCGACCCGATCGTCCGGGCCATCCTGCGCTTCTGCAAGGCCGACCCGATGCGGGTCGTGGTCGGTACGGCGCTGCTGGCCGCGATCGTCTCGCTGGACGGCGACGGCTCCACCACCTTCATGATCACCGTCTCGGCGATGTACCCGCTCTACAAGCGGCTCAAGATGAGCCTGGTCGTGATGACCGGTATCGCCGCCACCGCCAACGGTGTGATGAACACCCTCCCCTGGGGCGGTCCCACCGCCCGCGCGGCGACGGCGCTCAAGCTGGACGCCGCCGACATCTTCGTCCCGATGATCCCGGCGCTCGCCGTGGGACTGCTCTTCGTCTTCATCCTGGCGTACGTCCTCGGTCTGCGGGAGCGCAAGCGGCTGGGCTATCTCTCGCTGGACGAGGTGCTGTCGTCGGAGCAGGGTGACGCGCTGGTGAAGGTCGGCGGCGGCGCCAAGGCCGCGTCCGGCGCGGGCAAGGGTGCCAAGAACAAGGGCGCGAAGGGCAAGGGCAAGGGCGCGGGCGGCGCGAAGGGCGCGGGACAGGCCGCCGGCTCCGGCTCCTCCGGCACCGGCACCGGCTCCGATGAGGACGCCGTGGACGGGCCCGCCCAGGTGGAGGAGGGCTTCCAGGGTCTCGACCCCAACCGCCCCACCCTGCGCCCCAAGCTCTACTGGTTCAACGCCGGACTGACCATCGCCCTCCTCACCGCGATGATCATGGAGCTGCTGCCCATCCCGGTGCTGTTCCTGCTGGGCGCGGCCCTCGCCCTCACCGTGAACTACCCGAACATGGCCGAGCAGAAGGCCCGGATCGGCGCCCACGCGGAGAATGTCCTCAACGTCGCCGGCATGGTCTTCGCCGCCGCCGTCTTCACCGGGGTCCTCACCGGCACCGGCATGGTCAAGAGCATGGCCGACTGGCTGGTCGGGGCCGTTCCCGAGGGCATGGGCCCGCACATGGCCATCGTCACCGGTCTGCTGAGCCTGCCGCTCACCTACTTCATGTCGAACGACGGCTTCTACTTCGGTGTGCTGCCCGTCCTCGCCGAGGCGGGTGCCGCCCACGGGGTCTCCCCGCTGGAGATCGCCCGTGCCTCCCTCGTCGGTCAGGCGCTCCACATGTCCAGCCCGCTGGTGCCCGCCGTCTACGTCCTCGTCGGCATGGCGAAGGTCGAGTTCGGCGACCACACCCGGTTCACCGTGAAGTGGGCCGCCCTCACCTCCCTGGTGGTGCTGGCCGCCGGGGTCGCCTTCGGCATCATCTGA
- a CDS encoding TetR/AcrR family transcriptional regulator, whose product MGTADDTTGDEVPWGEVTPEAARKLLVAAVEAFAERGYHATTTRDIAGRAGMSPAALYIHYRTKEELLHRISRIGHERALEVLETAAARPGTPGERLADAVSSFVRWHAWRHDTARVVQYELDALSPEHRTEIVELRRRSGAVLRGVLREGVESGEFDVPDLPGTTLAVLSLCIDVARWFNTRGARTPEEVGALYADLVLRMVAARPAV is encoded by the coding sequence ATGGGCACGGCCGACGACACGACCGGCGATGAGGTGCCGTGGGGTGAGGTCACCCCCGAAGCGGCGAGAAAGCTGCTGGTCGCCGCCGTGGAGGCATTCGCCGAGCGCGGATATCACGCGACCACCACCCGGGACATCGCCGGGCGCGCCGGGATGAGCCCCGCGGCGCTCTACATCCACTACCGGACCAAGGAAGAGCTGCTGCACCGCATCAGCCGCATCGGCCATGAACGGGCGCTGGAGGTCCTGGAGACCGCCGCCGCGCGCCCGGGCACCCCCGGTGAGCGGCTGGCGGACGCCGTCAGCTCCTTCGTCCGCTGGCACGCCTGGCGCCATGACACCGCCCGGGTGGTGCAGTACGAGCTGGACGCGCTCTCGCCGGAGCACCGCACCGAGATCGTGGAGCTGCGCCGCCGCAGCGGTGCCGTGCTGCGGGGCGTCCTGCGGGAGGGGGTGGAGTCGGGCGAGTTCGACGTCCCCGACCTGCCCGGCACCACGCTGGCCGTGCTCTCGCTCTGCATCGACGTGGCGCGCTGGTTCAACACCCGGGGGGCCCGCACCCCCGAGGAGGTCGGCGCGCTCTACGCCGACCTCGTCCTGCGCATGGTCGCCGCCCGGCCGGCGGTCTGA
- a CDS encoding exo-beta-N-acetylmuramidase NamZ family protein — protein MSLSRRGLLAATGAMGAVATGGPAAATEPPGAAPGTAARGRRQVRTGFDRLAASGYALLAGERVGVITNPTGVTARLRHIVDVMHADERVELTAVFGPEHGFRGTAQAGGSEGRHDDPATGLPVYDTYRLSGQRLADVFTASGVDTLVFDIQDVGARFYTYIWTLYDCMRSAALARKRFVVLDRPNPVGGRAALGPVLDRAFASFVGLEPIAQVHGMTVAELARLFNAEFLAERPVELETVWMSGWRRADLHDATGLPWVPPSPNMPTPDTALVYGGTCLFEGTTLSEGRGTTRPFELLGAPGVDRRWAEAANALELPGVRFREAYFVPTFSKHSGETVGGVQVHVHDREVFDPVRTGIGLLVTARRSWDRFGWVREGEWIDRLTGSTRVRTLIDAGADTDEVVGAWQPDLAAFRRLRRRHLRY, from the coding sequence ATGAGTCTGTCCAGACGGGGGCTGCTGGCCGCCACGGGGGCGATGGGTGCGGTGGCGACGGGCGGCCCGGCCGCCGCCACGGAGCCGCCGGGGGCGGCGCCCGGCACGGCGGCGCGGGGGCGCCGGCAGGTGCGGACCGGGTTCGACCGGCTGGCCGCTTCCGGCTACGCCCTGCTGGCCGGGGAGCGGGTGGGGGTGATCACCAACCCGACCGGGGTCACGGCCCGGCTGCGGCACATCGTGGATGTGATGCACGCCGACGAACGGGTGGAGCTGACCGCCGTCTTCGGGCCCGAGCACGGCTTCCGGGGGACGGCGCAGGCGGGCGGCTCCGAGGGCCGCCACGACGACCCCGCCACCGGGCTGCCCGTCTACGACACCTACCGGCTGAGCGGACAGCGGCTCGCCGACGTCTTCACCGCGTCGGGCGTGGACACCCTGGTCTTCGACATCCAGGACGTGGGCGCGCGCTTCTATACCTACATCTGGACGCTGTACGACTGCATGCGGTCGGCGGCGCTCGCGAGGAAACGATTCGTCGTCCTCGACCGTCCCAATCCGGTGGGCGGGCGGGCCGCGCTGGGTCCTGTGCTCGACCGGGCGTTCGCCTCGTTCGTGGGTCTCGAACCCATCGCGCAGGTCCACGGGATGACCGTGGCCGAGCTGGCCCGGCTGTTCAACGCGGAGTTCCTGGCGGAGCGTCCGGTGGAGCTGGAGACGGTGTGGATGTCGGGCTGGCGGCGCGCCGACCTCCATGACGCGACGGGGCTGCCGTGGGTGCCGCCGAGCCCCAATATGCCCACGCCCGACACGGCGCTGGTGTACGGGGGCACCTGTCTGTTCGAGGGGACCACCCTGTCCGAGGGGCGGGGGACGACCCGGCCGTTCGAACTGCTGGGCGCGCCGGGGGTCGACCGCCGCTGGGCGGAGGCGGCGAACGCGCTGGAGCTGCCGGGGGTGCGGTTCCGGGAGGCGTACTTCGTTCCGACGTTCTCCAAGCACTCCGGGGAGACGGTGGGCGGGGTGCAGGTGCACGTCCACGACCGGGAGGTCTTCGACCCCGTGCGCACCGGGATCGGACTGCTGGTGACGGCCCGGCGGTCGTGGGACCGCTTCGGCTGGGTCCGGGAGGGCGAGTGGATCGACCGGCTCACCGGCTCCACGCGGGTGCGGACCCTGATCGACGCGGGGGCGGACACGGATGAGGTGGTCGGGGCGTGGCAGCCGGACCTCGCCGCGTTCCGGCGGCTGCGGCGGCGCCATCTGCGGTACTGA
- a CDS encoding SDR family oxidoreductase: MSAVAGAGTVVTGAGGGIGAALARRFAAEGARVVVNDIDADKARAVAAEIGAVAVPGDASAVVEQAREALGGTVDIYCANAGLPSPGDAFAPEEIWASAWDVNVMAHVRAVRALLPDWLERGSGRFVSTVSAAGLLTMIGAAPYSVSKHGAYAFAEWLSLTYRHRGLSVHAICPQGVRTDMLATTGSAGDLVLVPTAIAPEAVADALFEGIGADRFLILPHPEVAGFYRNRATDPEHWLTGMNGIQRTWEAGPAGSAAHG, from the coding sequence ATGAGCGCGGTAGCGGGAGCGGGCACAGTGGTCACCGGAGCGGGCGGCGGCATCGGCGCCGCACTCGCCCGCCGGTTCGCGGCCGAGGGGGCCAGGGTCGTCGTCAACGACATCGACGCCGACAAGGCGCGGGCCGTCGCCGCGGAGATCGGCGCCGTCGCCGTCCCCGGCGACGCCTCCGCCGTCGTCGAGCAGGCCCGGGAGGCACTCGGCGGCACCGTCGACATCTACTGCGCCAACGCCGGACTGCCGTCCCCGGGCGACGCCTTCGCCCCGGAGGAGATCTGGGCCTCCGCCTGGGACGTCAATGTCATGGCCCATGTCCGCGCGGTGCGCGCCCTGCTGCCCGACTGGCTGGAGCGCGGCAGCGGCCGGTTCGTCTCCACCGTCTCCGCCGCCGGACTCCTCACCATGATCGGCGCCGCCCCCTACAGCGTCTCCAAGCACGGCGCCTACGCGTTCGCCGAATGGCTCTCCCTCACCTACCGCCACCGCGGTCTCTCGGTGCACGCCATCTGCCCGCAGGGTGTCCGCACCGACATGCTCGCCACCACCGGGTCGGCGGGCGATCTCGTGCTCGTCCCGACCGCCATCGCCCCCGAGGCCGTCGCCGACGCCCTCTTCGAGGGCATCGGCGCCGACCGCTTCCTGATCCTGCCCCACCCCGAGGTGGCCGGTTTCTATCGGAATCGCGCCACCGACCCCGAGCACTGGCTCACCGGGATGAACGGCATCCAGCGGACCTGGGAGGCCGGTCCCGCCGGGTCTGCGGCACACGGCTGA
- a CDS encoding penicillin acylase family protein: MSAPRSVPAVRTGPAVRTGWLSVRTRRAARTGVAATAAVLALAAGLLSAPARATAAAPAPAAVPVDGDLCAGQCADILPPGQNGNATLADILAHRTLGTRPAHSSDQLARYTSLVGGAGGLTDETLGDFFNDASFGVPQDQIESVIRPHPEVTVTRDRKSGIPHIKGTTRYGTEFGAGYAAGQDRLWMMDLFRHIGKGDLTPFAGGALANQGLEQQFWSQAPYTEADYLAQIEYIRTTGGERGRLAMADAQAYLDGINAYRVQSKNGRYFPGEYVLTGHIDSVTNAGEIKPFTLTDLIAIASVVGGQFGGGGGGEVESALSLLAAQRRYGVAEGTAVWESFRQREDPEAVLTVHDGTRFPYAGKPASPRGIALPDPGSVVREQLVHDRTGSAATPARTRVAAPKRLEPLRGTHDDGVLPPGSLAPGRGMSNALMVSGEHTASGRPLAVFGPQTGYFAPQLLMVQELQGPGISARGVSFAGVGMYVQMGRGRDYAWSATSAAQDLTDTYAVELCSPSGGTPAPDASHYLHRGRCVPMEKLERRNAWRPSVADSTAVGSYRMQVWRTAYGLVTHRATVNGTPVAYTALRSTYRHEADSIIGFQLLNDPEQITDAASFQRAVHRVGYAFNWFYADSRTTAYFNSGDNPVRAADIDPALPVTAVPAHEWRGYDPVAGTAAYTPFEEHPRSIGQDYYISWNNRQAEGYATAVPGFGSVHRGDLLDRRVARLVAARGVTRASLTRAMAEAAVTDLRGEEILPDLLAVLRSQPVTDPRLATAIQRLDAWREAGARRKETAPGSRRYAHPEAIRILDAWWPLLVAAEFRPGLGEELYGALTAQLPVDESPSAAHGPTGAHGGSAFQYGWWGFVDKDLRRVLGRPVQGPLARPYCGGGVLADCRQALLTTLEQATVRTPDQVYPGDDHCAAGDQWCADAIAHRALGGITHPVSPWQNRPTYQQVIEFPAHR; the protein is encoded by the coding sequence GTGTCCGCCCCGCGGTCGGTGCCCGCCGTCCGCACCGGGCCCGCCGTCCGCACCGGGTGGCTCTCCGTCCGCACCCGGCGGGCCGCGCGGACCGGGGTCGCGGCGACCGCGGCCGTACTGGCGCTCGCCGCCGGGCTGCTCTCCGCCCCGGCGCGGGCCACCGCCGCCGCACCGGCCCCCGCTGCGGTCCCCGTCGACGGCGACCTCTGCGCCGGGCAGTGCGCCGACATCCTGCCGCCCGGTCAGAACGGCAACGCGACCCTGGCCGACATCCTCGCCCACCGCACCCTCGGTACCCGGCCCGCGCACAGCTCCGACCAGCTCGCCCGCTATACCTCCCTGGTCGGCGGAGCCGGCGGTCTCACCGATGAGACCCTCGGCGACTTCTTCAACGACGCCTCCTTCGGCGTCCCCCAGGACCAGATCGAGTCGGTGATCCGACCGCACCCCGAGGTCACCGTCACCCGGGACCGGAAGAGCGGCATCCCCCACATCAAGGGCACCACCCGCTATGGAACCGAGTTCGGCGCGGGGTACGCGGCCGGGCAGGACCGGCTGTGGATGATGGACCTCTTCCGGCACATCGGCAAGGGCGACCTCACCCCGTTCGCGGGCGGTGCCCTGGCCAATCAGGGCCTGGAACAGCAGTTCTGGTCCCAGGCCCCCTACACCGAGGCCGACTACCTGGCCCAGATCGAGTACATCCGCACCACCGGGGGCGAGCGCGGCCGACTGGCCATGGCGGACGCGCAGGCGTATCTCGACGGCATCAACGCCTACCGCGTCCAGTCCAAGAACGGGCGGTACTTCCCCGGCGAATACGTCCTCACCGGACACATCGACTCCGTGACCAACGCGGGTGAGATCAAACCCTTCACCCTCACCGATCTGATCGCCATCGCCTCCGTCGTCGGCGGGCAGTTCGGCGGCGGAGGCGGCGGCGAGGTCGAGTCCGCGCTCTCCCTGCTCGCCGCCCAGCGCCGCTACGGGGTGGCCGAGGGCACGGCCGTCTGGGAGTCCTTCCGCCAGCGCGAGGACCCCGAGGCCGTGCTCACCGTCCACGACGGCACCCGCTTCCCGTACGCGGGGAAGCCCGCGTCCCCGCGCGGCATCGCCCTGCCCGACCCCGGCTCCGTCGTCCGGGAGCAGCTCGTGCACGACCGCACGGGCTCCGCCGCCACCCCCGCCAGGACCCGGGTGGCGGCGCCGAAGCGGCTCGAACCCCTGCGGGGGACACACGACGACGGTGTGCTGCCCCCCGGTTCGCTCGCCCCCGGGCGGGGCATGTCCAACGCCCTGATGGTCTCCGGGGAACACACCGCGAGCGGCCGTCCCCTCGCCGTCTTCGGCCCGCAGACCGGCTACTTCGCGCCCCAGCTCCTGATGGTCCAGGAGCTCCAGGGCCCCGGGATCTCCGCCCGCGGCGTCTCCTTCGCCGGGGTCGGGATGTATGTCCAGATGGGGCGCGGCCGGGACTACGCCTGGTCCGCGACCTCCGCCGCCCAGGACCTGACCGACACCTACGCCGTGGAACTGTGCTCGCCCTCGGGCGGCACCCCGGCCCCGGACGCGTCGCACTACCTCCACCGCGGCCGGTGCGTCCCCATGGAGAAGCTGGAGCGCCGCAACGCCTGGCGGCCCTCCGTCGCCGACTCCACGGCCGTGGGCTCGTACCGGATGCAGGTCTGGCGCACCGCGTACGGCCTGGTCACCCATCGGGCCACGGTGAACGGGACCCCGGTCGCGTACACCGCCCTGCGCAGCACCTACCGGCACGAGGCCGACTCGATCATCGGATTCCAACTGCTCAACGACCCGGAGCAGATCACCGACGCGGCCTCCTTCCAACGGGCCGTCCACCGCGTGGGCTATGCCTTCAACTGGTTCTACGCCGACTCCCGCACCACCGCCTACTTCAACAGCGGGGACAACCCCGTACGCGCCGCGGACATCGACCCCGCGCTGCCCGTCACCGCCGTACCCGCCCATGAGTGGCGCGGCTACGACCCGGTCGCGGGCACCGCCGCGTACACCCCGTTCGAGGAGCACCCCCGCTCCATCGGGCAGGACTACTACATCTCCTGGAACAACCGGCAGGCCGAGGGGTACGCGACGGCCGTCCCCGGCTTCGGCTCCGTGCACCGGGGCGATCTGCTGGACCGCCGGGTGGCCCGGCTGGTCGCGGCCCGGGGGGTCACCAGGGCCTCGCTCACCCGGGCCATGGCCGAGGCGGCCGTCACCGACCTGCGCGGCGAGGAGATCCTGCCCGACCTGCTCGCCGTACTCCGCTCCCAGCCGGTCACCGACCCCCGGCTCGCCACCGCGATCCAGCGCCTCGACGCCTGGCGGGAGGCGGGCGCCCGGCGCAAGGAGACCGCCCCCGGCTCCCGCCGCTACGCGCACCCCGAGGCCATCCGGATCCTGGACGCCTGGTGGCCGCTGCTGGTGGCGGCCGAGTTCCGGCCCGGACTCGGCGAGGAGCTGTACGGGGCGCTCACCGCGCAGCTCCCCGTGGACGAGTCGCCGTCCGCCGCCCATGGGCCGACGGGGGCCCATGGCGGCTCCGCCTTCCAGTACGGCTGGTGGGGATTTGTCGACAAGGATCTGCGCCGGGTGCTCGGCCGCCCGGTCCAGGGACCGCTCGCCCGCCCCTACTGCGGCGGCGGTGTGCTCGCCGACTGCCGCCAGGCGCTCCTGACCACCCTGGAACAGGCGACGGTGCGCACGCCGGACCAGGTCTACCCGGGTGACGACCACTGCGCCGCCGGTGACCAGTGGTGCGCCGACGCCATCGCCCACCGGGCCCTGGGCGGCATCACCCACCCGGTGTCCCCCTGGCAGAACCGCCCGACGTACCAGCAGGTGATCGAGTTCCCCGCCCACCGCTGA
- a CDS encoding acyl-CoA dehydrogenase family protein has product MDFAFDARTEELRAALLSFMDECVHPAEERAQEQRARLASPWDTPAVVEELKTEARRRGLWNLFLPDAEYGAGLTNLQYAPLAEITGRSPQLAPTALNCAAPDTGNMEVLAQFGDGFQRERWLEPLLAGEIRSAFAMTEPEVASSDATNIRTRIERVGDEYVVNGRKWYISGAMNPECQIFIVMGKTDPGNTDLRRQQSMVLVPRDTPGVTVRRAMQVYGYEDHAHGGHAEIVFEDVRVPRSYLIGEEGGGFAIAQARLGPGRIHHCMRLIGMAERAIELMCRRSLARTAFGGPIADQGVVQGWIADARVTVEQLRLLVLKTAWLMDTVGNKGAHTEIQAIKIATPRAVLEILDRAVQVHGAGGVSQDFPLAELWAGARTLRLADGPDEVHQRSLARRELSRHR; this is encoded by the coding sequence ATGGACTTCGCATTCGACGCGCGTACCGAGGAACTGCGGGCCGCCCTGCTCTCCTTCATGGACGAGTGCGTCCACCCGGCCGAGGAGAGGGCCCAGGAGCAGCGGGCCCGGCTGGCCTCGCCGTGGGACACCCCGGCCGTGGTGGAGGAGCTGAAGACGGAGGCGCGCAGGCGGGGGCTGTGGAACCTGTTCCTCCCGGACGCGGAGTACGGGGCGGGGCTGACCAATCTCCAGTACGCGCCGCTCGCGGAGATCACCGGCCGCAGTCCGCAGCTCGCCCCCACCGCGCTGAACTGCGCCGCGCCGGACACCGGGAACATGGAGGTGCTGGCGCAGTTCGGGGACGGGTTCCAGCGCGAGCGGTGGCTGGAGCCGCTGCTCGCGGGGGAGATCCGTTCGGCGTTCGCGATGACGGAGCCGGAGGTGGCCTCGTCGGACGCGACGAACATCCGGACCCGGATCGAGCGGGTGGGCGACGAGTACGTCGTCAACGGCCGCAAGTGGTACATCTCCGGGGCGATGAACCCGGAGTGCCAAATCTTCATCGTCATGGGCAAGACGGACCCCGGGAACACCGACCTCCGCCGTCAGCAGTCGATGGTGCTGGTGCCGAGGGACACCCCGGGGGTGACGGTGCGCCGGGCGATGCAGGTCTACGGGTACGAGGACCATGCCCACGGCGGGCACGCGGAGATCGTCTTCGAGGATGTCCGGGTGCCTCGCTCGTATCTGATCGGCGAGGAGGGCGGGGGCTTCGCGATCGCCCAGGCGCGGCTGGGTCCGGGCCGTATCCACCACTGCATGCGGCTGATCGGGATGGCGGAGCGGGCGATCGAGCTGATGTGCCGCAGGTCGCTGGCGCGGACCGCCTTCGGCGGGCCGATCGCCGACCAGGGCGTGGTGCAGGGGTGGATCGCGGACGCGCGGGTGACGGTGGAGCAGTTGCGGCTGCTGGTGCTGAAGACGGCGTGGCTGATGGACACCGTGGGGAACAAGGGGGCGCACACCGAGATCCAGGCCATCAAGATCGCGACGCCGAGGGCGGTGCTGGAGATCCTGGACCGGGCGGTGCAGGTGCACGGCGCGGGCGGGGTGAGCCAGGACTTCCCGCTGGCGGAGCTGTGGGCCGGTGCGCGGACGCTGCGGCTGGCGGACGGTCCGGACGAGGTCCATCAGCGGTCCCTGGCCCGGCGCGAGCTGAGCCGCCACCGCTGA
- the soxR gene encoding redox-sensitive transcriptional activator SoxR: protein MPDSTDQIKELTVGQLSARSGAAVSALHFYEAKGLISSRRTSGNQRRYTRDTLRRVAFVRAAQRVGIPLATIRDALAELPDERTPDREDWARLSRTWRRELEDRITQLHRLRDHLTECIGCGCLSLETCVLSNPDDTFGRSMAGSRLMPVRYPEQGPEPGRGRSGG, encoded by the coding sequence GTGCCCGACTCCACCGATCAGATCAAGGAGCTGACTGTCGGTCAGCTCTCCGCCCGCAGCGGCGCCGCCGTGTCCGCGCTGCACTTCTACGAGGCCAAGGGGCTCATCAGCAGCCGCCGCACCTCGGGGAACCAGCGCCGCTACACCCGGGACACGCTGCGCCGGGTGGCCTTCGTCCGTGCCGCCCAGCGGGTGGGGATTCCGCTCGCCACCATCCGGGACGCGCTCGCGGAACTGCCGGACGAACGCACACCCGACCGGGAGGACTGGGCCCGGCTCTCCCGCACCTGGCGCCGTGAGCTGGAGGACCGGATCACCCAGTTGCACCGGCTGCGGGACCATCTCACCGAGTGCATCGGCTGCGGCTGTCTGTCGCTGGAGACCTGTGTGCTCTCCAACCCCGACGACACCTTCGGACGGAGCATGGCCGGATCTCGGCTGATGCCGGTCCGCTACCCGGAGCAGGGCCCGGAGCCGGGCCGGGGCCGGAGCGGCGGCTGA
- a CDS encoding MaoC family dehydratase, translated as MAGPRIFTSADELRAAVGEQLGHSDWLEIDQRRIDLFAEATGDHQWIHVDAGRAAEGPFGTTIAHGYLTLSLLPALVPQVMRVEGVTMGINYGTDKVRFPAPVPVGSRLRATAVLTEVREAGGGVQVTTAVTVEREGGEKPVCVADSVSRYYF; from the coding sequence ATGGCCGGACCGAGGATCTTCACCTCCGCCGACGAGCTGCGGGCGGCGGTCGGCGAGCAGCTCGGACACAGCGACTGGCTGGAGATCGACCAGCGGCGGATCGACCTCTTCGCCGAGGCGACCGGCGACCACCAGTGGATTCATGTGGACGCCGGGCGCGCGGCCGAGGGACCGTTCGGGACGACCATCGCCCACGGCTATCTCACCCTCTCGCTGCTGCCCGCGCTGGTCCCCCAGGTGATGCGGGTCGAGGGCGTCACGATGGGGATCAACTACGGCACCGACAAGGTGCGCTTCCCCGCCCCGGTGCCGGTGGGCTCGCGGCTGCGGGCGACGGCCGTGCTCACGGAGGTCAGGGAGGCGGGCGGCGGGGTGCAGGTGACGACGGCGGTCACGGTGGAGCGCGAGGGCGGCGAGAAGCCCGTCTGCGTGGCCGATTCGGTGTCCCGCTACTACTTCTGA
- a CDS encoding TetR/AcrR family transcriptional regulator, translating to MARTTGGDGTPVPRRLLAAATRLFAERGYDRTSVQEIVEAAGVTKGALYHYFGSKEDLLHEVYARLLRVQQERLDAYADADDPVEVRLRAAAADVVVTTIDNLDDALIFFRSMHHLSPEKHKQVRAERRRYHERFRALVEEGQRAGVFSTATPADLVVDYHFGSVHHLSTWYRPDGALTKRQIADHLADLLMRALRP from the coding sequence ATGGCCAGAACGACGGGCGGGGACGGCACCCCCGTACCGAGGCGGCTGCTCGCCGCCGCCACCCGCCTCTTCGCCGAACGCGGGTACGACCGCACCTCCGTCCAGGAGATCGTCGAGGCCGCCGGGGTCACCAAGGGGGCGCTTTACCACTACTTCGGCTCCAAGGAAGACCTGCTGCACGAGGTCTACGCCCGGCTGCTGAGGGTCCAGCAGGAGCGTTTGGACGCCTACGCCGACGCGGACGACCCCGTCGAGGTCCGGCTGCGGGCCGCCGCCGCCGATGTCGTCGTCACCACCATCGACAACCTCGACGACGCCCTGATCTTCTTCCGCTCCATGCACCATCTGAGCCCGGAGAAGCACAAGCAGGTACGCGCCGAGCGGCGCCGCTACCACGAGCGCTTCCGGGCCCTGGTGGAGGAGGGGCAGCGGGCGGGCGTCTTCTCCACGGCCACCCCGGCGGATCTCGTGGTCGACTACCACTTCGGCTCGGTCCACCACCTCTCCACCTGGTACCGGCCCGACGGGGCGCTCACCAAGCGCCAGATCGCCGACCACCTCGCCGATCTGCTGATGCGCGCCCTGCGGCCCTGA